In a single window of the Cydia strobilella chromosome 13, ilCydStro3.1, whole genome shotgun sequence genome:
- the LOC134746864 gene encoding uncharacterized protein LOC134746864, with the protein MESIKQSMSEMAEDFKKQMAAFQSEIDKAAPSSPTVASVSADFSAFRRFILGSLDALQKQVNFLGQQLDQQEMRSRRKMLLLHGVPESEGDSPASAVELLNRHLESKLSVDDVRRCHRVGRPHNNRSRCILMKFTDVSVRNSVWFGKKCLKGTGVTVSEFLTAPRHAVFMAARERLGIRSCWTRDGNVFVLDAAGKRCCVTTVADVEQFPAATSDRAEVAPTAAIGAVQPPAARAKRNPRSRV; encoded by the coding sequence ATGGAGTCTATTAAACAATCAATGTCAGAGATGGCTGAAGACTTTAAGAAACAGATGGCAGCCTTCCAGAGCGAAATTGATAAGGCAGCTCCTTCTAGTCCCACCGTGGCTTCAGTGTCAGCCGACTTCAGCGCTTTCAGAAGGTTCATTCTGGGTTCGCTAGATGCTTTGCAGAAGCAAGTAAATTTCCTTGGACAGCAACTGGATCAGCAAGAGATGCGTTCACGGCGGAAAATGTTGCTGTTGCATGGCGTGCCTGAGTCTGAGGGTGATTCTCCGGCAAGTGCTGTGGAGCTTCTGAATAGGCATCTCGAGAGCAAGCTATCGGTGGATGATGTGAGGCGCTGTCATCGAGTTGGTAGGCCACACAATAACAGATCGAGATGCATCCTAATGAAATTCACCGATGTTTCTGTGCGGAATTCTGTCTGGTTCGGTAAGAAGTGCCTCAAGGGGACCGGTGTCACAGTGTCCGAGTTCCTCACGGCGCCGCGTCATGCTGTCTTTATGGCTGCCCGTGAGCGCCTAGGAATACGGAGTTGTTGGACCCGCGACGGCAACGTGTTCGTCCTTGATGCCGCGGGTAAGCGATGCTGCGTTACCACTGTGGCGGATGTGGAGCAGTTCCCGGCGGCGACATCGGACCGCGCCGAGGTGGCTCCTACTGCTGCCATCGGAGCAGTCCAACCACCCGCAGCGAGGGCCAAGAGGAATCCAAGATCGCGCGTTTAG